The window TGATCTGGGAGGCAGCGTGACACCGAGGCACCGACCACGACTCGTCATTGCCGGCACCCAGAGCGGTGTCGGCAAGACCACGGTAACTCTGGCGCTGCTCGCCGCGTTGAAAGGGAAGGGGCTGGTCGTGCAGCCATTCAAGGCCGGGCCGGATTTTATCGACCCTGGTCACCATCAGCTGGCGACCGGCCGGCCGTCGCGCAACCTGGATGGCTGGTTACTGGAGGAAGCCGTCAATCGCTCGCTCTTCGCGCGTGCCTCAGCGGATGCGGACCTGTCGATCATCGAAGGCATGATGGGCCTCTTCGACGGGAGTTCACCGACGCAGGACAAGGGCAGCACGGCCGAATTGGCCAAGCAGCTCCAGGCTCCGGTTCTCCTGGTGATCGACGGCAGCGCCATGGCCCGCTCGGCGGCGGCCATGGCATCCGGGTATGCCAGGTTCGATCCCCCTGTGCGAGTGGCGGGTGTCCTCTTCAATCGTGTACGAAGTGAGGGGCACTACCAGTTGCTGCGAGACGCCGTGACATCGGCCACGGATCTGGAGGTGGTCGGCTATCTGGAGCCGGATTCGGCCATGACGATTGCCGATCGGCATCTCGGCCTCAAGACGGCGATCGAAGAAGGAGAAAGCGAAGTCTATGCTCGATTAGCCCGGTCCGCGGCACGGACGATCGATCTGGATCGAATCGTCGCGCTGGCACGCTCTGCCGCGGACCTTGTCCTATCGGATGAGCCAACGTGTGCTGCACCGGAGCAGCCGCAGACCGTGCGGGTGGGGGTGGCCTATGATGCGGCCTTCTGTTTTTATTATGAGGACAACCTGGAGTTGCTGAGAGCCGCCGGGGCCGAGCTCGTGCGGTTTTCACCTCTGCGCGATGCTACTCTACCCGATGTCGATCTGCTCTATCTTGGTGGCGGGTATCCCGAGCTGTACGGTGAGGTCCTGGCGGCCAACGTGCGCATGCGATCCGCAGTGCGGACATTCAGCGACCGGGGCGGGGCGATCTACGCCGAGTGCGGCGGGTTGATGTATCTCACACAGGCGATCCGCGATATGGCGGGGCGTCGGCATGAGATGGTGGGCGTCGTGTCGGCAGAAGCGGTCATGCGGAAGGCCGGGATGACGCTGGGGTATCGCACCGTGCGTCTGACAGCGCCCTGTCTGCTCGGTCCGGCTGGCACGGTCTTACGGGGGCATGAGTTCCACTATTCGCTGCTGGAGCCTACCGGCGACCTGCACTATGCCTGCGCATTATCGGATGCGGATGGCAAGCCGGTGGGATCGGATGGAGTGATGAGGCGAAACACCTTGGCGGTGTATAGTCATCAACACTTTGCCAGTTGCCCGGAGGTGGTCGTCCATCTGCTCGCGGCTGCGTGTCGAGCG is drawn from Nitrospira sp. and contains these coding sequences:
- a CDS encoding cobyrinate a,c-diamide synthase, which codes for MTPRHRPRLVIAGTQSGVGKTTVTLALLAALKGKGLVVQPFKAGPDFIDPGHHQLATGRPSRNLDGWLLEEAVNRSLFARASADADLSIIEGMMGLFDGSSPTQDKGSTAELAKQLQAPVLLVIDGSAMARSAAAMASGYARFDPPVRVAGVLFNRVRSEGHYQLLRDAVTSATDLEVVGYLEPDSAMTIADRHLGLKTAIEEGESEVYARLARSAARTIDLDRIVALARSAADLVLSDEPTCAAPEQPQTVRVGVAYDAAFCFYYEDNLELLRAAGAELVRFSPLRDATLPDVDLLYLGGGYPELYGEVLAANVRMRSAVRTFSDRGGAIYAECGGLMYLTQAIRDMAGRRHEMVGVVSAEAVMRKAGMTLGYRTVRLTAPCLLGPAGTVLRGHEFHYSLLEPTGDLHYACALSDADGKPVGSDGVMRRNTLAVYSHQHFASCPEVVVHLLAAACRARRELAAAGSA